In Caballeronia sp. TF1N1, one genomic interval encodes:
- a CDS encoding phosphotriesterase codes for MSTKPVFGHPATLPIGVGSGHVMTVLGPLPVEQMGITLMHEHILVDASGKWVAPACCGERHIGEQKVHVGILGALRMNPLMNRDNCQLFDADAATEELMKFRELGGQTVVDPTNLGIGRDPLALQRISRRTGLNIVMSTGFYLEPSHPAYVRERSIDELAKQMIFDVGGAERKPDVIAGLIGEIGVSAAFTAEEEKSLRAAARASAATRVPLSVHLPGWVRHGHRVLDIVEREGADLAHTVLCHMNPSHADIEYQHSIARRGAWLEYDMIGMDYYYADEAAQSPSDEENARAIRALIDAGFIGNLLLSQDVFLKMMLTRYGGFGYGYILEHFVPRLRRHGVSDAQIETMLVTNPARVFSKAASGVTSRRVQGD; via the coding sequence ATGTCGACGAAACCCGTATTCGGTCATCCGGCGACGCTGCCCATAGGTGTCGGCAGCGGCCACGTGATGACGGTGCTCGGTCCGCTACCGGTCGAGCAAATGGGCATCACGCTGATGCACGAGCATATTCTGGTCGATGCCTCCGGCAAATGGGTCGCGCCCGCCTGTTGCGGCGAGCGGCATATCGGCGAGCAGAAGGTGCATGTCGGCATTTTGGGCGCGCTGCGCATGAATCCGCTCATGAACCGCGACAACTGCCAGCTATTCGATGCCGATGCCGCCACCGAGGAACTGATGAAGTTCCGCGAATTGGGTGGCCAGACGGTGGTCGATCCGACCAACCTCGGCATTGGCCGCGATCCGCTCGCGCTGCAGCGCATTTCGCGGCGCACGGGGCTCAACATCGTCATGTCGACGGGCTTTTATCTGGAGCCTTCGCATCCGGCGTACGTGCGCGAGCGTTCCATCGACGAACTCGCCAAGCAGATGATCTTCGACGTGGGCGGCGCCGAGCGCAAGCCAGATGTGATCGCGGGGCTCATCGGCGAAATCGGCGTGTCGGCGGCGTTCACGGCGGAAGAAGAGAAGTCGCTGCGCGCGGCGGCTCGCGCGAGCGCCGCCACGCGCGTGCCGCTTTCGGTGCATCTGCCGGGATGGGTGCGGCATGGACATCGCGTGCTCGATATCGTCGAGCGCGAGGGCGCCGATCTCGCGCATACGGTGCTTTGTCACATGAACCCGAGCCACGCGGATATCGAGTATCAGCATTCCATCGCGCGGCGCGGTGCGTGGCTCGAATACGACATGATCGGCATGGACTACTACTACGCCGACGAAGCCGCGCAATCGCCGTCCGATGAAGAGAACGCGCGCGCTATCCGCGCGCTCATCGATGCGGGGTTCATCGGCAATCTGCTGCTCTCGCAGGACGTGTTCCTCAAGATGATGCTCACGCGTTACGGCGGCTTCGGCTACGGCTATATCCTCGAACACTTCGTGCCGAGACTCAGACGCCACGGCGTGAGCGACGCGCAGATCGAAACCATGCTCGTGACCAATCCCGCTCGCGTGTTCTCGAAGGCGGCATCTGGCGTGACGAGCCGTCGCGTTCAAGGAGATTGA
- a CDS encoding glutamine amidotransferase translates to MTKKVLLAGESWTSTATHVKGFDLFASVTYHTGSEQFLALFKDSAGYAVTHMPSHDAQTRFPTTLEGLKEYDAIILSDIGANTLLLHPDTWVHSKRTPNRLKLLREYVEAGGGLMMIGGYLSFQGINGSARFRNTPVEDVLPVKCLAWDDRVEVPEGFTPSIVARHPVIEGLGMQWPHLLGYNEVELKPGATLIATVPDTGHPLLVAGQYGEGRTLAWTSDMSVHWLPPEFSAWDGYGRLWRQCLDWLTEARAA, encoded by the coding sequence ATGACGAAGAAAGTCCTGCTCGCCGGAGAGTCGTGGACCAGCACGGCAACCCATGTGAAGGGTTTCGATCTGTTCGCGTCGGTGACGTATCACACCGGCTCCGAGCAGTTTCTCGCGCTCTTCAAGGACAGCGCCGGGTACGCGGTCACGCACATGCCGAGTCACGACGCGCAGACGCGATTTCCCACGACGCTCGAAGGGCTCAAGGAGTATGACGCGATCATTCTTTCCGACATCGGCGCGAATACGCTCTTGCTGCATCCGGATACGTGGGTGCACAGCAAGCGCACGCCGAACCGCCTGAAGTTGTTGCGCGAGTATGTGGAGGCAGGCGGCGGTCTCATGATGATCGGTGGCTATCTGAGCTTTCAAGGCATCAACGGCAGTGCGCGCTTTCGCAATACGCCCGTCGAGGACGTGCTGCCCGTGAAGTGCCTCGCGTGGGACGACCGCGTGGAAGTGCCCGAGGGGTTCACGCCGAGTATCGTCGCGCGGCATCCGGTGATAGAGGGCCTCGGCATGCAATGGCCGCATCTGCTCGGCTACAACGAAGTCGAGTTGAAGCCAGGTGCGACGCTCATCGCAACCGTGCCGGACACGGGCCATCCGTTGCTCGTGGCGGGGCAGTATGGCGAGGGCCGCACGCTTGCCTGGACAAGCGACATGTCCGTGCACTGGCTGCCGCCCGAGTTCTCCGCGTGGGACGGTTATGGGCGGCTTTGGCGGCAGTGTCTCGACTGGCTGACCGAGGCGCGCGCGGCATGA
- a CDS encoding ribokinase, which translates to MSSARVCVIGNAAMDMTLRVASLPKPGETSIALGSTLDFGGKGANQAVIAARAGAQVTLLAAVGRDADGARIVAMLGEEGMDTRHVEHLDCPTDLSIVTVDAAGENTIVTRNEAASGYAPDAALLDAVSAPGDWIVLQGNLARTVTATWLRAARRGGRHTLLNPGPVQFEVNALLPDVDVLVVNSVEAEMLSGDADARRAALALHAAGATDVLVTLGAGGVVWCGAHGGIEQMPASEVIAVDTVGAGDALCGMLAAGLAHGHRMRNILPRAMAVAAYVVGRHGTQASFPDRARMLELARFI; encoded by the coding sequence ATGAGCAGCGCGCGCGTCTGCGTGATCGGCAACGCGGCGATGGACATGACGCTGCGCGTGGCTTCGTTGCCGAAGCCCGGCGAGACGTCGATTGCGCTTGGCAGCACGCTGGACTTCGGCGGCAAGGGCGCGAATCAGGCGGTGATCGCTGCACGCGCGGGCGCGCAGGTGACGTTGCTTGCGGCTGTCGGACGCGATGCCGACGGCGCGCGCATCGTCGCCATGCTCGGTGAGGAAGGCATGGATACGCGGCACGTTGAACATCTCGATTGCCCGACGGACCTTTCCATTGTCACCGTCGATGCTGCCGGTGAAAACACCATCGTCACGCGCAACGAAGCCGCCAGCGGCTACGCACCGGATGCCGCGTTGCTGGACGCCGTGAGCGCGCCGGGCGACTGGATCGTGCTGCAAGGCAATCTGGCGCGCACGGTGACGGCGACGTGGTTGCGCGCGGCGCGTCGCGGCGGGCGGCATACGCTTCTGAATCCGGGACCGGTGCAATTCGAGGTCAACGCGCTGCTGCCCGATGTCGATGTGCTCGTCGTCAACAGCGTCGAGGCCGAAATGCTGTCGGGCGACGCCGATGCACGCCGCGCGGCGCTCGCACTGCACGCGGCAGGCGCGACCGACGTGCTGGTCACGCTCGGCGCGGGCGGCGTCGTCTGGTGCGGCGCGCACGGCGGCATCGAGCAGATGCCCGCATCTGAAGTCATTGCCGTGGACACGGTCGGCGCAGGCGATGCACTCTGCGGCATGCTCGCGGCTGGGCTCGCGCACGGCCATCGTATGCGCAACATCCTGCCTCGCGCAATGGCCGTTGCCGCCTATGTGGTCGGCCGGCACGGCACGCAGGCGAGTTTTCCGGATCGTGCGCGCATGCTCGAACTCGCGCGCTTCATCTGA
- a CDS encoding BtpA/SgcQ family protein, with protein MDTGHEVGRGRTDSIAHIFGRPRGVVIGVIHCPAFPGAPRYDGRASETLYETALADARAYAAGGVDGLIVENHGDVPFAKPDDIGPETSAFMAVGADRIARETGLPIGINVLANASVPALAIAAASNAAFVRVNQWANAYVANEGIIEGEAARALRYRARLRAEGIRVFADAHVKHGAHAIVADRALEELVRDVEFFDADAIIATGQRTGDVASLDYLRQIRAATRLPLLVGSGCTEHNVAEILSVVDAVIVASSLKVGGVWWNPVDEDKVRRFVHAARGG; from the coding sequence ATGGACACCGGACACGAGGTTGGACGCGGACGCACCGACAGCATCGCGCATATTTTCGGCCGCCCGCGCGGCGTGGTCATAGGCGTGATTCACTGCCCGGCGTTTCCCGGCGCGCCGCGCTACGACGGACGCGCGAGCGAGACGCTATACGAAACCGCTCTTGCCGATGCCCGCGCGTATGCAGCAGGCGGCGTCGATGGTCTCATCGTCGAAAATCATGGCGACGTGCCGTTCGCAAAACCAGATGACATCGGACCGGAAACATCGGCGTTCATGGCCGTGGGCGCGGACCGGATTGCGCGCGAGACGGGCCTGCCTATCGGCATCAACGTGCTTGCCAACGCTTCGGTGCCGGCGCTCGCCATCGCGGCCGCGAGCAATGCCGCGTTCGTGCGCGTCAATCAGTGGGCGAATGCTTATGTGGCCAATGAAGGCATCATCGAAGGCGAGGCGGCGCGGGCCTTGCGATATCGTGCGCGGTTGCGCGCGGAAGGCATCCGCGTGTTTGCGGACGCGCACGTGAAGCACGGCGCGCATGCAATCGTCGCGGATCGTGCGCTCGAGGAACTCGTGCGCGATGTCGAATTCTTCGATGCCGATGCGATCATCGCCACCGGCCAGCGCACGGGCGATGTCGCGAGCCTCGATTATCTTCGGCAGATTCGCGCCGCGACCAGGCTTCCGCTTTTGGTGGGCAGCGGCTGCACGGAACACAACGTCGCGGAGATTTTGTCGGTCGTGGATGCGGTGATCGTCGCGAGTTCGCTGAAGGTGGGCGGCGTGTGGTGGAATCCCGTCGATGAAGACAAGGTGCGGCGGTTCGTGCACGCGGCGCGAGGAGGTTAG
- a CDS encoding HD domain-containing protein, with translation MRQSPLIDRSRRENSAEHSWHLAMFALVLSDCAKEVDSFHVIKLLLVHDIVEIDAGDHPLHAPGADSASIEQSEQRAAERIFGLLPDDQGRELRKLWMEFEAAETPEAIFAKSLDRLQPLLINTLTGGGTWTENGVNEQQVVERYGPVIARGSPQLWEAARELVGAHFSGDVARGKDD, from the coding sequence ATGCGGCAGTCGCCGCTCATCGACCGCAGCCGCAGGGAGAATTCGGCGGAGCACTCGTGGCATCTGGCCATGTTCGCGCTGGTGCTTTCGGATTGCGCGAAGGAGGTCGACAGTTTTCATGTCATCAAACTGCTGCTCGTGCATGACATCGTCGAGATCGATGCCGGCGATCATCCGCTGCACGCGCCAGGCGCGGATTCCGCGTCGATCGAGCAATCGGAGCAACGGGCCGCGGAGCGAATCTTCGGGTTATTGCCCGACGATCAAGGGCGCGAACTGCGCAAACTATGGATGGAATTCGAGGCGGCTGAGACACCGGAGGCGATCTTCGCCAAATCGCTCGATCGGCTGCAGCCGTTGCTGATCAATACCTTGACTGGCGGAGGCACGTGGACGGAGAACGGCGTGAACGAGCAACAGGTCGTGGAGCGGTACGGGCCTGTGATTGCACGCGGATCGCCGCAGTTGTGGGAAGCGGCGCGTGAGCTTGTCGGCGCGCACTTTTCCGGTGACGTCGCTCGCGGGAAAGACGACTGA
- a CDS encoding MFS transporter, whose protein sequence is MSTPSSSRNSTHASPHASLNALLFRKLMPLLVISYVISFLDRTNIALAKHTMSIDLGLSSAAYGLGAGLFFLTYAAFEIPSNLVMHRVGARFWITRIMVTWGVLSVAMAFVRGETSFYVMRLLLGVAEAGLFPGVMLYLTYWFGREDRARATGYFLLGVCVANIVGGPLGGALLEMDGVLGFHGWQWLFMVEGAPAVLLAIVVWKILPDRPTRASWLPREEALALERRLAAEQEAIGTGHGGHTFRAALADRQIWLSIFVYFCHQLTIYTVIFFLPGIIGSSGHFSPFVVGVLTSTPWVAAALGAALLPRFASNSSRSRRMLVGGLLIMAAGMLVAAYSTPVIGFLGVCVSASMFFVVQSIIFTFPSSRLSGSALAGGLGLVNTCGLLGGFVGPTVMGIIEQSTGKAMNGLVCLAVALIVAAMCSVRLRHGHETRKTSDADRRATNAA, encoded by the coding sequence ATGTCCACGCCCAGTTCTTCGCGTAACTCAACACATGCGTCACCCCATGCGTCGCTGAACGCGCTGCTGTTTCGCAAGCTCATGCCGCTGCTCGTGATTTCGTATGTGATCAGCTTTCTGGATCGCACCAACATCGCGCTTGCCAAGCATACGATGAGCATCGATCTTGGCCTGTCATCCGCCGCCTATGGGCTAGGCGCGGGGCTGTTCTTTCTCACGTATGCCGCTTTCGAGATCCCGAGCAATCTCGTGATGCATCGTGTCGGCGCGCGCTTCTGGATCACGCGCATCATGGTGACATGGGGCGTGCTCTCGGTGGCGATGGCCTTCGTGCGCGGCGAGACCTCGTTCTATGTGATGCGTCTTCTGCTCGGCGTGGCCGAAGCGGGACTGTTTCCCGGCGTGATGCTGTATCTGACTTACTGGTTCGGACGCGAGGATCGCGCGCGCGCCACCGGCTACTTCCTGCTCGGCGTGTGCGTGGCCAACATCGTCGGCGGCCCGCTTGGCGGTGCGCTGCTGGAAATGGATGGCGTGCTCGGTTTTCACGGCTGGCAATGGCTGTTCATGGTCGAAGGCGCGCCTGCCGTGCTGCTCGCGATCGTCGTGTGGAAGATATTGCCCGACCGGCCGACGCGCGCTTCGTGGTTACCGCGCGAGGAAGCGCTGGCGCTGGAGCGTCGTCTTGCCGCCGAACAGGAAGCCATCGGTACGGGTCACGGCGGTCATACGTTTCGCGCGGCGCTGGCGGACAGACAGATTTGGCTCTCGATCTTCGTCTACTTTTGCCATCAGTTGACCATCTATACGGTCATCTTCTTTTTGCCGGGCATTATCGGATCTTCGGGGCACTTCTCGCCATTCGTCGTCGGCGTGCTGACGTCCACCCCGTGGGTCGCCGCCGCACTCGGCGCCGCCCTTTTGCCGCGCTTCGCGAGCAATTCATCGCGCAGCCGCCGCATGCTCGTGGGCGGCCTGCTGATCATGGCCGCGGGCATGCTGGTCGCCGCCTATTCGACGCCCGTCATCGGCTTTCTCGGCGTGTGCGTGTCCGCTTCGATGTTCTTCGTGGTTCAGTCGATCATCTTCACGTTCCCGTCTTCGCGGCTTTCAGGCAGCGCGCTTGCGGGCGGACTCGGGCTCGTCAACACGTGCGGGTTGCTCGGCGGCTTCGTCGGGCCCACGGTCATGGGGATCATCGAGCAATCGACCGGCAAGGCGATGAACGGGCTGGTGTGTCTTGCTGTCGCGCTGATTGTCGCGGCAATGTGCAGTGTGCGGTTGCGGCACGGCCATGAAACACGCAAGACGAGCGATGCGGATCGACGGGCGACGAACGCGGCTTGA
- a CDS encoding 3-keto-5-aminohexanoate cleavage protein, whose protein sequence is MASKRKVIITCAPTGAIHTPSMSPYLPVTPDQIADAALAAAREGASILHLHARDPEDGRPTQDPAVFERFLPRIKAETNAVINLTTGGSPHMTVAERLKPAHHFQPEVASLNMGSMNFGLYPMLDRFKDLKHDWERQHLEKSRDLVFKNTFADIEYILSSCTANGTRFEFECYDTSHLYNLAHFVDRGLVKGPFFVQTVFGLLGGIGAHPEDLAHMKRTADRLFGSDYVWSILGAGRNQIPLASIGAAQGANVRVGLEDSLWIGPGQLAESSAQQVRQIRQVIEGLSLDIATPAEARQMLALKGHDNVNF, encoded by the coding sequence ATGGCAAGCAAACGCAAAGTCATCATCACCTGTGCGCCGACGGGCGCCATCCACACGCCTTCCATGTCGCCGTATCTGCCGGTCACGCCGGATCAGATCGCCGATGCCGCGCTCGCCGCCGCACGCGAAGGCGCATCGATTCTTCATTTGCACGCGCGCGATCCCGAGGACGGCCGGCCGACGCAAGACCCCGCGGTTTTCGAACGCTTTTTACCGCGCATCAAGGCGGAAACGAACGCGGTCATCAATCTCACGACAGGCGGCAGCCCGCATATGACGGTCGCCGAGCGCCTCAAGCCCGCGCATCATTTTCAGCCGGAAGTGGCATCGCTGAACATGGGATCGATGAACTTCGGGCTGTATCCGATGCTCGACCGTTTCAAGGACCTGAAGCACGACTGGGAACGTCAGCATCTGGAGAAGAGTCGCGATCTCGTATTCAAGAACACCTTCGCGGATATCGAGTACATCCTGAGCTCGTGCACGGCGAACGGCACGCGCTTCGAGTTCGAGTGCTATGACACCTCGCATCTCTACAACCTCGCGCATTTCGTCGATCGCGGGCTTGTGAAAGGGCCGTTCTTCGTGCAGACCGTGTTCGGACTGCTGGGCGGCATAGGCGCGCACCCGGAAGATCTGGCGCATATGAAGCGAACCGCCGATCGCCTTTTCGGTTCGGACTATGTGTGGTCCATTCTCGGCGCGGGGCGCAATCAGATTCCGCTCGCGTCCATCGGCGCGGCGCAAGGAGCGAACGTGCGCGTTGGCCTTGAGGATTCGCTGTGGATCGGTCCTGGCCAGCTTGCCGAATCGAGCGCGCAGCAAGTGCGCCAGATTCGCCAGGTGATCGAAGGCTTGTCGCTCGACATCGCGACGCCCGCCGAAGCGCGTCAGATGCTCGCGCTCAAGGGCCACGACAACGTGAACTTCTGA
- a CDS encoding SDR family oxidoreductase produces MDYLKLLAPPAGLRVLITGGASGIGLTIAQAFVSTGARVHVCDVDARAIDALSTHATVSPSITGTRADVSNKADVARVFDDAKRELGGLDVLINNAGIAGPTGGIDEIESDDWERTIDINLNSHYYFSSQAVPMLREANGGGVIVFMSSVAGRLGYGFRTPYSATKWAIVGLAKSLAIELGADNIRVNAVQPGIVKGPRMEGVIAARAKQLNISYQEMEARYLEKISLRRMVTQEEIAASVLFLSSPAGSAISGQALSVCGNVETL; encoded by the coding sequence ATGGATTACCTCAAACTGCTCGCCCCGCCCGCCGGATTGCGCGTGCTGATTACCGGCGGCGCGTCGGGCATCGGTTTGACGATCGCGCAGGCGTTCGTGTCCACGGGCGCGCGCGTGCATGTATGCGATGTCGACGCCAGAGCCATCGATGCCCTATCGACTCATGCGACCGTATCGCCGTCGATCACCGGTACTCGCGCCGACGTATCGAATAAAGCCGACGTCGCGCGCGTGTTCGACGACGCGAAGCGCGAACTCGGCGGCCTCGATGTGCTGATTAACAATGCGGGCATCGCGGGACCGACGGGCGGCATCGACGAGATCGAGTCGGACGACTGGGAACGCACCATCGACATCAATCTGAATAGCCATTACTACTTTTCGAGCCAGGCCGTGCCGATGCTGCGCGAAGCAAATGGCGGCGGCGTGATCGTTTTCATGTCGTCGGTCGCAGGACGTCTCGGCTATGGATTCCGCACGCCCTATTCCGCGACCAAATGGGCGATCGTGGGCCTCGCGAAGAGTCTCGCCATTGAACTCGGCGCGGACAACATTCGCGTGAATGCGGTGCAGCCGGGCATCGTCAAGGGGCCGCGCATGGAAGGCGTGATCGCCGCGCGCGCGAAGCAACTGAACATCAGCTATCAGGAAATGGAAGCGCGTTATCTGGAGAAAATTTCGCTGCGCCGCATGGTGACGCAAGAGGAGATCGCCGCCAGCGTGCTGTTTCTGAGCTCGCCAGCAGGCAGCGCGATTTCCGGTCAGGCGCTGTCCGTCTGCGGCAACGTCGAAACGCTCTGA
- a CDS encoding DHA2 family efflux MFS transporter permease subunit, whose product MTQGSPSPAAPVPHPPLQGGQLVIATIVVALATFMTVLDTSIANVAVPNLSGNLGVSVDEGTWVITIFAAANAVSIPLTGWLTQQIGQIRLFVGAILMFVFASWLCGIAPDLPFLLGARILQGLVAGPLIPLSQAVLLSSYPKARANMALALWAMTATVGPIAGPVLGGWITDNYSWSWIFYVNIPVGFIAAGATWIIYRKRETPTKKLPIDTVGLALLVVWVGSLQVMLDKGRDLDWFASPFIVALGLIALVSFAFFLVWELTEAHPVVDLRLFALRNFSSGTIAISVSYALYFGNLVLLPQWMQEYLGYRAYDAGLVTAPVGIFTVLLSPFIGRLLQLFDARVLVTVAFMGLSGVFFMRTQYLSTVDAWHLVIPTLLQGIPTVLWFVPLVSIILSGLPPERIPAAAGLSNFARIFCGAVGTSIAGTVWNHRTVVHHVRLTEQASVHNPVFNQTIAALQSQLHIDVGAAYASFELMVANQAAVMGLDDFFYASTFIFILIIPLVWITRPVKGGDSAEAAGAH is encoded by the coding sequence ATGACGCAGGGATCGCCGTCTCCCGCAGCACCCGTCCCGCATCCGCCGTTGCAGGGCGGCCAGCTCGTGATTGCCACCATCGTGGTGGCGCTTGCGACCTTCATGACCGTCCTCGATACGTCGATTGCGAACGTCGCCGTGCCGAATCTCTCGGGAAACCTCGGCGTATCGGTCGATGAGGGAACGTGGGTCATCACGATCTTCGCGGCCGCGAATGCCGTATCCATTCCATTGACGGGCTGGCTTACGCAGCAGATCGGCCAGATCCGCCTGTTCGTCGGCGCGATTCTGATGTTCGTGTTCGCTTCATGGCTTTGCGGCATCGCGCCTGACCTGCCTTTCCTGCTGGGCGCGCGGATCTTGCAGGGCCTCGTGGCCGGGCCGCTCATTCCCTTGTCCCAGGCCGTGCTGCTGAGTTCTTATCCGAAGGCGCGCGCCAACATGGCGCTGGCGCTCTGGGCGATGACCGCCACGGTCGGTCCGATCGCAGGACCGGTGCTAGGCGGCTGGATCACCGACAACTACAGCTGGTCGTGGATCTTCTACGTGAACATTCCGGTCGGCTTCATTGCGGCGGGCGCCACGTGGATCATCTATCGCAAGCGCGAGACGCCGACGAAGAAACTGCCCATCGATACGGTCGGCCTTGCGTTGCTCGTGGTGTGGGTGGGCTCGCTTCAGGTGATGCTCGACAAGGGCAGGGACCTCGACTGGTTCGCTTCGCCCTTCATCGTTGCGCTGGGGCTGATCGCCCTCGTCAGCTTCGCGTTCTTTCTCGTGTGGGAGTTGACGGAGGCGCATCCGGTCGTCGACTTGAGGCTCTTCGCATTGCGCAATTTCAGCAGCGGCACCATAGCCATTTCCGTTTCCTACGCGCTCTACTTCGGCAACCTCGTTCTGCTGCCGCAATGGATGCAGGAGTATCTCGGCTATCGCGCTTATGACGCCGGCCTCGTCACCGCGCCGGTGGGCATTTTCACGGTATTGCTTTCGCCTTTTATCGGGCGACTTTTACAGTTATTCGATGCCCGCGTTCTCGTGACGGTCGCGTTCATGGGACTGTCCGGTGTGTTCTTCATGCGCACGCAGTATCTGAGTACGGTCGATGCGTGGCATCTCGTCATACCGACCTTGCTGCAAGGTATTCCGACCGTGCTCTGGTTCGTGCCCCTCGTGTCGATCATTCTTTCCGGCTTGCCGCCCGAACGGATTCCCGCAGCGGCGGGGTTGTCGAATTTCGCGCGCATTTTCTGCGGGGCGGTGGGCACGTCGATCGCGGGCACCGTATGGAATCATCGGACGGTCGTGCATCACGTGCGACTGACCGAACAGGCGAGCGTCCATAATCCGGTTTTCAATCAGACCATCGCGGCATTGCAGTCGCAGCTTCATATCGATGTGGGTGCGGCTTACGCATCGTTCGAGTTGATGGTGGCGAATCAGGCTGCCGTCATGGGGCTCGACGATTTCTTCTATGCGTCCACGTTCATTTTCATTTTGATCATTCCGCTTGTCTGGATTACGCGGCCGGTGAAGGGTGGGGATTCGGCGGAGGCGGCTGGGGCGCATTGA
- a CDS encoding asparaginase — MNARVVIVGTGGTIAGRGASAAHTATYDCSVETVDDLLDALPGARDLADIQTAQLFQTGSENFGNEELLGLARHVRALLKRDDIDGVVVTHGTDTIDETAYFLHLVVPSAKPVVVVGAMRPASALSADGPLNLYNAIVVASSAASRGKGTLVVSNDEIHSARDVVKTSTFKQEAFRSTFGPLGYVVEGRARFYRLVARRHTVESEWSIDTIQTLPEVAIVYAHGGINRTVVEHMACSDVDAIVYAGTGNGNVAHELIDSLVKARARHIHIVRASRTGSGIVIRNAAQPDDRYGWIAADDQVPHKARILMMVALTGTRTTHALQEAFVTY, encoded by the coding sequence ATGAATGCGCGCGTCGTCATTGTCGGCACGGGCGGCACCATCGCGGGGCGCGGTGCGTCGGCCGCGCATACCGCGACCTACGACTGCTCTGTCGAAACGGTGGATGATTTGCTCGACGCGTTGCCCGGCGCGCGCGATCTCGCCGATATCCAAACGGCCCAGCTTTTCCAGACCGGCTCTGAAAACTTCGGCAATGAGGAGCTGCTCGGGCTCGCGCGGCATGTTCGCGCGCTTCTCAAGCGGGACGACATCGACGGCGTCGTGGTGACGCACGGCACCGATACCATCGACGAGACGGCATACTTTCTGCACCTGGTGGTGCCGAGCGCGAAGCCCGTCGTCGTGGTCGGCGCAATGCGCCCGGCGTCTGCGCTCAGTGCCGACGGACCGCTCAACCTGTACAACGCGATCGTGGTGGCGTCGAGCGCGGCATCGCGCGGCAAGGGTACGCTCGTCGTTTCGAACGACGAGATTCACTCGGCGCGCGACGTCGTCAAGACCAGCACCTTCAAGCAGGAAGCGTTTCGTTCGACCTTCGGTCCGCTAGGCTACGTGGTCGAGGGACGCGCGCGTTTTTATCGGCTGGTGGCGCGGCGGCATACGGTGGAAAGCGAATGGAGCATCGACACCATCCAGACCTTGCCCGAGGTCGCTATCGTCTACGCGCATGGCGGCATCAACCGAACGGTGGTCGAACACATGGCGTGCTCCGACGTGGATGCGATCGTGTACGCCGGGACGGGCAACGGCAACGTGGCGCACGAGTTGATCGATTCGCTCGTGAAAGCGCGCGCGAGACACATTCATATCGTGCGTGCGTCGCGCACGGGCAGCGGCATCGTCATCCGCAACGCCGCACAGCCGGACGATCGCTATGGATGGATCGCGGCGGACGATCAGGTCCCGCATAAGGCGCGAATCCTGATGATGGTGGCGCTCACGGGAACGAGAACCACGCACGCGTTGCAGGAAGCGTTCGTGACGTACTAG